Genomic DNA from Thermobifida alba:
GGCCGGGGGCGGGACCGTCGCGGGTCCCGCCCCCGGCGTTCTTCGGCCGGCTCGGGGAGGAGGCCGGGGGCGGCTCCGAGCGGCCCCCGCCGGGAGACCGCCGCCCCGCACCGGCCCCGCGAACGGGACCCCGGCGACGGTGGCCACAAGCGGACACTCCTGCCGTGGGCGGACGGAATAGCCGAGTTGTCCACAACGCTGAACCAGACCGGTGCAGTCCGACAGTCCGGTGGGTACGGTGGGAAACCGTTGCGCCTGCCAGGGGAGGGCGCCAACCACCGCAACAACACAACGGGGGGACGAATGGCACAGGGGTCGGCCGCCGCGAAGTCCAACGCCGGCTCTCGGGTCTTCACCGAGGGGATGCGCGTCCTGTGGACCGCGATCCGCACCGAACCGGCGGTCTTCACCGCCGCACTGGTCGGCGCAGTGCTCTACGCGGCCGCCTCCGTCGCCTCCGCCTCCGTCCTCGGAGCCGTCTCCGAACAGGTCATCCTGCCCGCCGTCGAGAACGGACACACCACCACCGCCGCGGTGGCCACCGCCGCGGCGGTGGTCTTCGGCGTCGGCGCGCTCAGGGCGCTGGGCCTGGGCGCACGCCGCTTCTACGCCGGCCTCATGCAGTTCCGCATGCAGGCGCGGTACCGGCGCGCGGTCGCCCGCAAGTACCTGCAGCTGCCGCTGGCCTGGCACCAGCGCCACCCCGCCGGACAGCTGCTGTCCAACGCCAACGCCGACGTCGAGGCCGCCTGGCAGCCGCTCGCACCGCTGCCGATGGCCGTGGGCAGCGTCGTCATGCTGCTGATCGCCGCCGTCGCGATGCTCGTCACCGACCCGGTGCTCGCCCTGGTGGGCTTCGTGGTCTTTCCCACGCTGGCCGTGGCCAACATCGTGTTCCAACGCAGGGTCTCACCCGCCGCCACCCGCGCCCAGGCGCTGCGCTCCCAGGTCAGCGAGGTCGCGCACGAGTCCTTCGACGGCGCGCTCGTGGTCAAGACGCTGGGCCGCGAGGACACCGAGACGGAACGGTTCGCCCGTGCCGCCGACCAGCTGCGCGACGCCCAGATCAGGGTCGGTCGGATGCGCGCCGCGTTCGACCCGCTCCTGGAGGCGCTGCCCAACCTCGGCGTGCTGGTGGTGCTGCTCATCGGCCTGATCCGCCTCGACCTGGGCGCCGTCACCTCCGGCGAGGTCGTCCAGATCGCCTACCTGTTCACCCTGCTGTCGCTGCCGGTGCGCTCCCTCGGCTGGCTGCTGGGGGACCTGCCGCGCAGCGTGGTGGGGTGGCGGCGGGTCAGCGCGGTGCTCGACGCCGAGGGCGGCACCGACCACGGCGACGCCGTGCTCCGCGGCGAGGGCGGCCTGGCGGTCAGCGTCCGCGGCCTCAGCTTCTCCTACGTCGACACCTACACCGAGAACCGCGACGACGGCGGACGCGGCCTGAACGCGGACGGCGACGCGGAGCTGCCGCGCACCACCGTCCTGCGCGACGTGCACCTGGAACTGGCCCCCGGACGGGTCACCGCCCTGGTCGGCCCCACCGGGGCGGGCAAGTCCACCCTCACCATGCTGCTGGCCAGGCTGGTCGACCCGGACCGGGGCGAGGTGCTCGTCAACGGGGTCGACGCCCGCCACTACGCTCCCGGGGAACTGTCCCGCGCCGTCGCCCTGGTCCCGCAGACCACGTTCGTCTTCGACGACAGCGTCCGCGACAACATCACCCTGGGCATGGACGTCGACGACGCCGCCGTGTGGCAGGCGCTGCGGCTGGCCCGCGCCGACTCCTTCGTCGCCGCCCTCCCACAGGGGCTCGACACCCGGCTCGGCGAGCGCGGCACCAGCCTGTCCGGCGGCCAGCGCCAACGCCTGGCCCTGGCCCGCGCCCTGGTCCGCCGCCCCCGACTGCTCATCCTGGACGACGCCACCTCCGCGGTCGATCCCCAGGTCGAGGCGCAGATCCTGGGCGGGCTGCGGGAAGCCGACCTCGCGGGAGCCACCGTCGTCGTCGTGGCCTACCGCAGGGCCACCATCGAACTCGCCGACGAGGTCGTCTACCTCGAACAGGGCACGGTCCGCGACCGGGGGACCCACGAGGAGCTGCTGGTGCGCTCCCCCGGATACCACCGGCTCGTCACCGCCTACGAGCAGGCCGCCGCACAACGCAGAGCCGAAGCCGCCGCCCGACCCGCCGACCAGGAGGCCCTCCGATGAGCGCCCCGGCCCGCACCCGGACCCCCCGCACCGACAACCGGAAGACCGCCCCCGCGCTGCACCGCTCCACCGACTCGGCGTGGGCCACCCTGCGCCGCGGCATCGCGCTGTCCCCCGAGTTCACCCGCGGACTGGCGGTCACCGTCACCCTCGCGGCACTCGCCACCGTCGGCAAGGTCGTGGTGCCCCTGGCGGTGCAGCAGATCATCGACAACGGCCTGCTCGCCGAGGGCGGCCCGGACATCGGTTTCGTGGTCGGCACGGTCGCACTGTGCGCCGTCCTGGTCGCCGTCACCGCGCTGTGCTCCTACGCGATGAACACACGCCTGTACCGGTCCACCGAGTCGGGCCTGGCCACCCTGCGCCGCAAGGCGTTCCGCCACGTGCACGACCTGTCGGTGCTCACCCAGAACAGCGAACGCAAGGGCGCCCTGGTGTCCCGGGTCACCAGCGACGTCGACCAGATCAGCACCTTCATGCAGTGGGGCGGCATCCTGCTGGTGGTCAGCACCGGGCAGTTGGCGATCGCCACCGTGCTCATGGCCGTGTACTCCTGGCAGCTGACCCTGCTGGTGTGGGTGTGCTTCCTGCCCCTGCTGTTCGGGGTGCGCCGGCTGCAGCGGCTGCTGTCCAAGGCCTACCTGAAGGTGCGGGAACGCACCGGCGAGATGCTCGGCGTCGTCAGCGAGACCGTCGTCGGCGCCGCGGTCATCCGCGCCCACGGCACCGAGCAGCGCACCGCCGCACGCGTCGACACGACCGTCCTGGCCACCCGCGCCGCCCAGGTCAGGGCCCAGCGCCTGTCCATGGCCATCTCCCCGCTCGCCGAACTCGTCTCGGCGTTCACCTACGCGGTCGTCATCGCGGTCGGGGTGGCGCTGGGCGTCACGGGCTCCCTCACCGCCGGGCAGCTGGTGGCCTTCCTGTTCCTCATCAACCTGTTCATCGCGCCCATGACCATGGCCACGGAGATCTTCAACGAGGCGCAGAACGCGATCGCCGGATGGCGCAGGGTGCTCGGCGTCCTCGACACCGACCCCGACATCGCCGACCCCGGCCCCGCCGGCAGGCAGCTGCCGCGCGGCCCCGTCACGATCCGCTTCGACCACGTCAGCTACGCCTACCCCGGCGGCCCCCGCGTGCTCGACGACATCGACGTGGAGATCGCCCCGGGCAGCCGCGTCGCGGTCGTCGGCGAGACCGGCTCCGGCAAGACCACCTTCGTCAAACTGCTCACCCGACTCATGGACCCGGTCGAGGGCACGGTCCTGCTGGACGGGGTCGACCTGCGCGACGTGACGTTCCCCTCGCTGCGGTCCCGGGTGGTCATGGTCCCCCAGGAAGGCTTCCTGTTCGACAGCACCCTGGGCGACAACATCCGCTTCGCCCGCCCCGAGGCCACCGACGAGCAGATCAGCGAGGCGATCGCCGAACTGGGACTGCGTGACTGGCTGGACAGCCTGCCGCACGGCCTGGACACCCCCGTGGGACAGCGCGGCGAGTCCCTGTCGGCGGGGGAGCGCCAGCTCGTGGCCCTGGTCCGGGCCTTCATCGCCGACCCCGACCTGCTGGTCCTGGACGAGGCCACCTCGGCGGTCGACCCGGCCACCGAAGTGCGTATCCAACACGCCCTGGACCGGCTCACCCGGGGCCGCACCTCGGTGGCGATCGCGCACCGGCTCTCCACCGCGGAGGCCGCCGACGAGGTGCTCGTCTTCGACCGCGGCCGCATCGTGCAACGCGGCACCCACACCGACCTCGTCGCGTGTCCGGGCGTCTACGCGGACCTGCACGCCTCCTGGGTGAGCAGTTCGGCGTGAGCACGGGGAGACGGGCGGGCCCGGTTCCCCGGACGCGGCGGACTCCCCGCCCCCGCGCCGCTCAGCCGCCGCGCTCCCGCCACCAGTGCAGCGCCAGCAGTTCGGCGACCAGCGGGTCGACGAGCAGACGCACGTCCGGGTCGTTCTCCCCCGGGTAGCGCAGACTCACCGCCGCCCCCGGGACCTCCCCGCCCACGGCGACGAACACGCCCCGCAGCGCGGCCAGGTGCTCGGCGAACCGCCCGTCGAACCGCGACCCGGTGAACAGCAGCGCGCGGTAGTCCTGCACCGCCGCCAGATAGCGGTCGACGTGCGACCACTCACCGGTCTCGCAGGCGTGGGCGACCAGCACCGGGCCGCGCCGCAGCGTCAACGCGCCGAACCGGGCCGAGGCCAGCAGCTCCGCCGGGGCCACCAGCGCCGTCCCGGAACGTCCCCGCAACGCCTCGGCGACCCCGGGCACCCAGGACGGGGCGCGCTCCCACAGGTCGGTGACGGAGTTCGCCGCGCGCCGCAGCGTCGCCGACGGGTCGGCCACCCCCGGCGCGGCCGCGCCCAGCCGGGCCGCCAGCACCAGCAGCAGCGCCACCGCCTGCTGGTAGGCCACCACCTCCAGCTCCCGGGCGGAGCCGTCGGCCATGAGCGGCGCCACCACGTCGGCGTAGCGGGCCTCGGGGGACTCGGGGGAGTCGGTCAGCACGACCACCGGGCCGGAGTGCGCGTAGCGTTCCAGCGACTCGCGCAGCTCACGCCGCCCACTGCCCAGCGCCACCGCCACCACCAGGGTGTCCGGGCCGCCGGGGGGAAGGTGCGCCGAGGTCGCGGACTCGGCGAACGCCCCCAGGCCGAAACGGCGCATCCGCAGGCCCGCGGCCTGGCAGGCGTAGTACCCCGCCCCCACCCCCAGCAGCACGACCGCGGCGGGCTCGTCGTCCAGCAGGGAGGGCAGCGCCGCATAGGGGTCGTGGCGGGACAGGTGGTCGGCCAGTCCGTGCAGGGCCGCGGCCTTGGCGGACAGGTCGGCCGCGAGTTGTTCGACGGTCACCACAGCTCCATCCTCGCATCCCCGGCGGTGCGCGGGCGGCGGGAGGCCGCAGGCGCGGCGGCGGGCCCTCCGGACCGGACAAGCCCGGCCCCCGTCCCCGCCCGCGACCGGGCGGCCGTAGTCTTGCAGACATGAGCAGCAGCCCTCCCCGACTGGACCCCGGTATCGCGGCACGCCTCAAGCGCACCCCCGACGGCCTGGTGCCCGCCGTCGTGCAGCAGTACGACACCGGGGAGGTCCTCATGCTCGCCTGGATGGACGACGAGGCGCTGCGGCGCACCCTCACCACACGGGCCGCCACCTACTGGTCGCGCAGCCGAGGCGAGTACTGGGTGAAGGGGGCCACCTCCGGGAACACCCAGCGGGTCGTCTCCGTCGCGCTCGACTGCGACGGCGACACCCTGCTGGTCAAGGTCGACCAGACCGGCGGGGCCTGCCACACCGGTGACCGCACCTGCTTCGACGCGGACCGGCTGCTGTGAGAGCCGCAGCAGCCGCCGCGCCCGACGCGGTCCGCCGCCGGGAGTACCTGGCCGCGCTCGCGCTCACCGCGCTCGGCGCGGTCGCCCTGCTCGCCTCCTCCGCGCAGGTCTGGGCAAGAGCCCGGATGGAACTGGCGGGCGACCTCGCCCCCGTCACCGTGGAACTGTCCGCCTCCCAGGCGGTCCCGGCCGTCTCCGCGCTGGGCTGGGCCGCGCTGGCCGCGCTGGCCGCGCTGGTCGCGACCACGGGAGCGGCCCGCCGCCTGGTCGGAGCCCTGGTGGCGCTGCTGGGGCTCGGCGCCCTCGGCTCCGTCGCGGCCGGTCTGCGTCCGGCCGCCCTGGCCGACGCCGCGGCGCGGTCCGCCACCGCCGAAGGAGGGCTCGACGGTCTCACCGTGGCATGGGCGTGGCCGGCACTGGCCTGCGCCGGCGCGGCGGTGCTGCTCGTGTCGGGAGTACTGGCCCTGGTCAGGGGCACCGCGTGGCCCGCCATGAGTAGCCGATACGATCGCCACAGCGCCCCCCGCGCGACCCGCACCGACGCTCCCGCAGAGCTGTGGAGGTCGCTCGACAGCGGCGCGGATCCCACCGATGAGAACGCTGAACCGAAGGAGCGTTGATGGCCGAAGAACACCACGACGACCACGGCAACACCGTTGCCGGCTGGTTCCTCACCATCTCGTGGATCGTCGTCTGGACAGCGGCCGCGGTTGCGATCATCGCCGGCCTGGACCTTTTCGTCTGGACGGCCATCGGCCTGGGCGCCAGCGTCGTCTGCGCCATCGTGGCCGGTGTGATGAAGAAGGCGGGAATGGGCCGCAAGGCGCCTCGCCCCTACCCGATGACCCGCGAGGAGTACGAGGCGAAGCTCGCCGAAGCCGCGCAGCAGAAGACCGTCGAGAGCGGCGAGACCGCCGGGGTGTGACCGACCGGTCTCCGGGTCCGTCCCGGGGACCGGCCCGTCCGCTTCGGGATCGATCGCCGATCGTTACTGGTTCCGAGTGCGCACACAACAAAAAAATCTGGCATGATTCGGTCGTTCGCGCGTCTGCGGCGTGCAATGGAGCGGTACAGCCAACCGTGACACCCGTTGGTCCTCTCTCCGGGTCGCGACGCACACCTGACGATCCGCCACAACGGAAAGACACACCAACCATGAGCTACGGTCCTCCCGGCCCCCCGCCCCCCGGCGGCTACGGTCCGCCTCCCGGCGCCTACCCCAGCGGCGGACAGCCCGCCGCGCAGCCGCCCAAGAACTACCTGTGGATGAACATCCTGGGCATCTTCGGCTGCACGATCATCGGCATCATCGGCCTGATCTTCTCCCTCCAGGTCAACAGCAAGTGGAGCATGGGCGACTACGCCGGTGCGGAGAGCTCGGCCAACACCGCCAAGATCCTGGGGATCATCAGCCTCATCGGCTTCATCCTGACGGTGATCTCCGTCATCCTCTACATCATCTTCGCGGTGGCCCTCGTCGGTGCCGCGGCGACCTACGACCCCGGTTACTCCACCTACTGAGCGATGACCGAGGCATCGGTACTGGAGCGACTGCGGCGCCGTCTGCACCCTGCGACGGCGCCGTTGGCGTTGGGGGCCCTGGGCGCGGTCGGCGCGGTCGTGGTGCACCTCGTCGACCCCAACGAACCCGGGTTCTACCCCACCTGCCCGTGGCTGGCCCTCACCGGCACCTACTGCCCCGGCTGCGGCACGACCCGGGCCCTGCACGCGCTGACCCACCTCGACGTGCTCGCCGCCGCGCAGCTGAACATCCTGCTGCTGGCCGCGCTGCCGTTCATGGCCTTCGCCTACCTGCGCTGGGTCTACCGCTCCTTCCGGCCCTCCGACCGGCCGCCCGCGCGGCTCCACCCGTTCTGGGCGTGGGCGCTGCCCGGCGTCATCCTCGTCTTCTGGCTGGTGCGCAACCTCCCCTTCGGGGCCTTCCTCGCCCCCGGCGGGATCCCGGCGCCGCTCCTGGCCTAGCCGGCGCCCCGCCGCGCACGGCCGCCCCACGGCCGAACCCCACCCCCGAAGACGCCAACAGCGGTGCCGGTGTCCGGTGACTCGCCGGGGTGGATACGATCGTGAATACACGGCGGGAGTGAGCCCTCTCACTCCCAGTCACCCAGTCGACAGCAAGAAGGGGCCCTCTCACGTGAGCGTGCTCGACGAGATAATCGACGGAGTGCGCGCGGATCTCGCGGAACGCCAGGCCGCCGTACCCTTGGATCAGCTCAAAGAGCAGGCCGCGACCCTACCGTGGCCCAAGGACGTGGTGGCGGCGCTGCGTGCTCCCGGAGTCCAGGTCATCGCCGAGGTGAAGCGCTCCAGCCCCTCCAAGGGCGCGCTCGCCGCGATCGCCGACCCCGCGGCGCTGGCCCGCGACTACGCCGCGGGCGGTGCCTGCATGATCAGCGTCCTGACCGAACAGCGCCGCTTCGGCGGCAGCCTGGCCGACCTGGCGGCGGTGCGCGCCGCCGTGGAGACGCCGCTGCTGCGCAAGGACTTCGTGGTCAGCTCCTACCAGCTGTGGGAGGCGCGCGTGTACGGCGCGGACGCCGTCCTGCTGATCGTGGCCGCGCTGTCCCAGGAAGCCCTGGTCTCCCTGGTGGAACGGGCCGAGTCGCTCGGTCTGACCCCGCTCGTCGAGGTGCACACCGAGGAGGAGGTCGAGCGTGCCCTGGACGCCGGGGCCACGGTCATCGGCGTCAACGCCCGTGACCTCAAGACCCTGAAGGTCCACCGGGAGACCTTCGCCCGGTTGTCCCCGATGATCCCCGACGACAAGGTCAAGATCGCCGAGTCCGGTGTGCGCGGCCCCCACGACCTGCTCGCCTACGCGAGCTTCGGAGCCGACGCGGTGCTGGTGGGCGAGAGCCTGGTGATCGGACGCAAACCCCGGGAGGCCGTCGCCGACCTCGTCACGGCCGGAGCGCATCCCGCGCTGCGGGACCGGCACTGACCGTGGACGTGCTCCGTGCGCCGCGCGCGGCGACGCCGCCCCGGCGATGGCGCCGGAGGCCACGCGGACCGGTCGGCGGGCTGCGTACCGCCCCCTCGGCCCCGCCCCGAGCCGGACGTTTCCGTGCATACTGTCGGTAGGTGCGGCACGATCCTCGGTGCCGGGCAGCGGGTGCGCGCCGATCGCAGGCGGGGTGCAGGACCACAGCCACCTGGCCCGACCGCCCCACAGGGCGACCGCAGACCGTCCACGTGGCCTCAGCAGGAAACCCGTGCGGCTGCCTGAACACGGGTTTTGCGCCGCGACACCGTCCACCTCACGCCCGTGCCCCGAGGGGCACCTGGAGACCCGATGAAGACCAACAGCGCACACCCCGTGCCTCCCTACCTGGGCGAGGGCGGGCACTACGGCCGTTTCGGCGGCCGGTTCAGCCCCGAAGCCCTCGTCGCGGCCCTCGACGAGGTCGCCGCGGCCTGGGAGGAGGCCAAGAACGACCCGCAGTTCCAGGCCGAGCTGCACCGGCTGCTCACCGAGTACACCGGCCGCCCCAGCCCGCTGACCGAGGCGCGCAACTTCAGCGAGTACTGCAACGGCGCGCGGATCCTGCTCAAGCGCGAGGACCTCAACCACACCGGCTCCCACAAGATCAACAACGTGCTCGGCCAGGCGCTGCTGACCAGGCGCATGGGCAAGACCCGCGTCATCGCCGAGACCGGGGCGGGCCAGCACGGCGTGGCCACCGCCACCGCGTGCGCGCTGCTGGGCCTGGAGTGCGTGATCTACATGGGGGAGGAGGACACCCGCCGGCAGGCGCTCAACGTCGCCCGCATGAGGATGCTCGGCGCCGAGGTCGTCCCCGTCACCGTGGGCAGCCGCACCCTCAAGGACGCCGTCAACGAGGCGTTCCGCGACTGGGTGGCCAACGTCCACACCACCCACTACCTGCTGGGCACCGTCGCCGGCCCCCACCCGTTCCCGGCCATGGTCCGCGACCTGCACTACGTCATCGGGGCCGAGGCGCGCCAACAGGTCCTGGAACGCACCGGGGCCCTGCCCGACGCCGTCGCCGCCTGCGTGGGCGGCGGTTCCAACGCCATCGGCATCTTCGCGGCCTTCATCCCTGACGAGACGGTGCGGCTGTACGGGTTCGAGGCGGGCGGCGAGGGGGTGGACACCGACCGGCACGCCGCCTCCATCACCGGCGGCAGCGTCGGCGTCTTCCAGGGCGCCCGCACCTTCGTCCTGCAGGACGAGTACGGCCAGACCGTGCCCAGCCACTCCATCTCCGCCGGCCTCGACTACCCGGCGGTCGGCCCCGAGCACGCCTGGCTCGCCGACAGCGGACGCGCCACCTACGCCCCCGTCACCGACGCCGAGGCGATGGAGGCGTTCCGCCTGCTGTGCCGCACCGAGGGCATCATCCCGGCGATCGAGAGCGCGCACGCGCTCGCCGGGGCCCGCACCATCGGAGCCGAACTCGGCCCGGACGCCACCGTCCTGGTGAGCCTGTCGGGCCGGGGTGACAAGGACGTCAACACCGCCGCCGCCTACTTCGGACTGCTCGGCGGCGAGGGGGAGCAGAGCCGATGACCACGCTGCAACGCACACTCGCCGAGGCCAGGGCGGCGGGACGGGCCGCGCTGATCGGCTACTACCCGGCGGGATTCCCCGACGTGGAGTCCTCCATCCGGATCGTCCAGGAGATGGTGGCGGGCGGCTGCGACGTCGTCGAGGTCGGCCTGCCCTACTCCGACCCCACCATGGACGGCCCCGTCATCCAGCAGGCCGCCGACCGGGCGCTCGCGGCGGGCACCACCCCCAAGGACGTGTTCGCCGTGGTGCGCGCCGTCGCCGAGGCCGGAGCGGCGGCCCTGGTCATGTCGTACTGGAACCCCATCGAACGGTACGGCGTGGACGCGTTCGCCGCCGACATGGCCGCGGCGGGAGGATCGGGGGTGATCACCCCCGACCTGATCCCCGAGGAGGCCGGACCCTGGATCAGCGCCAGCGACGCCGCCGGCCTCGACCGGATCTTCCTGGTCGCCCCCTCCTCCACCGACCGGCGCCTCAAGCTGACCTGCGACGCCTCCCGCGGGTTCGTGTACGCGGCGTCGCTGATGGGGGTCACCGGCACCCGGGACAAGGTCGCCGCGACCGCGCGGAAGCTGGTGGAGCGCACCCGCGAGGCCACCCGGGACAGCGGCCTGCCGATCTGCGTCGGCCTGGGGATCTCCAACGGCGACCAGGCCGCCGAGGTCGCCTCCTACGCCGACGGGGTCATCGTCGGCACCGGTTTCTGCCGGCGGGTGCTGGACGCCCCCGACCTGGACACCGCGGGTGCGCGGGTCCGCTCCTTCGCCGCCGAGCTCGCCGAGGGCGTGCGCGCGGCCGCTCGGTGAAAATTCGGTGAGAGTTCCCCGCTGAATTCCGTCCCCAGCCCCCCGGTCCCCACCGGGGGGCTAGGGTGCGGAAGAGACGCCGCGACCGGCCCTTCGGGCGCGATGTGACGCTTCCGACACGGAGAGTAGTAGTCTCTGTGTCGTTCCTGCGGCGTCCGCACCCGCGTCCACGACGCCCGCACACCTCACGACACGTTCGGGGAGAGGCATGTCGACCGGCACCGAAGAGAACGCCCGGAGCGGCAGCGCGGACAGCGCCCACGGCGAGGGGCGCCCGGCCACCGCCTCCGGATGGGCCCTGCTCCAGCCGTGGCTGAGCCTGGCCGTGCGACTGGCCCTGGCGGGCATCCTCGGATACGCCGGATACACCAAGGTGATCGTGCCCGCCCTCTCGGTGGAGTCGGTGGCGGCCTACGAACTCTTCGGAGACGGCCTCAACCAGTTCATCGGCTACACCCTCCCCCTGTTCGAGATCGCCCTGGCGCTGCTGCTGCTGGCCGGACTGGCCACCCGGGCCACCGGAATCGTTTCCGCCCTGCTCATGTTGGTGTTCATCGCGGGCATCGCCTCGGCGTGGGCACGCGGTCTGGCCATCGACTGCGGATGCTTCGGCACCGGCGGCCCCGTGGACGCCGACGAGACCGCCTACGGGCTGGACATCGCCCGCGACCTCGGCTTCATGGCGCTGGGACTGTTCCTCGCGATCTGGCCGCGCTCGCGGTTCGCCCTGGACGGGGCCCTTGGCCTCTACCCGGACTCCGACCGGGAACGGTAGAACTCCACCGACCCCGCGGGCGGCGGCACGCCCCGGGCGGTGCGGACACGGACGGCGGCCATGCCCCGATCCGGCAGACACAGTGGTCCAACGAGGAAATGGTGATCGGCTGATGAGCAAGGAGTCGCGGCGCGCCAACCGCGAGCGCCTCAGGCAGGAGCGCATCAGGGAGCAGCAGCGGGCCAAACGCAACAGACTCCTGGCCACCATCGGCGCGGCGGTCGCCGTGGTCGCCCTCGTCGTGGGCGGCGGCTACCTGATCATGCAGGCGTCGAACAGAACCTCCGCCGAGGAGTACCAGGGGGCGCTCGCCCCCCAGACCCTCCAGGAGGACGGCAGCGTCGTCATGGCCCGCGACGGAGCCGAAGCGCCCGTTGTGGAGGTCTACGCCGACTACCAGTGCTCCCACTGCGCCAGGTTCGAACTGGTCAACGGCGAGAACCTCAAGGAGCTGGCGGCCGAGGGCGAGGCGATCGTCCACTTCCGCCCCGTGAGCATCTTCGCCGACGCGGGCGCCCCCGCCGGCGCCAACTCGCTGCGCGCGGCCGCCGCGGCGCGGGCCGCCGCCGACCACGGCAGGTTCGTCGAGTACAACGACCTCCTCTTCGACCACCAGCCCGGCATGAACCAGGACGGCTACACCGTCGAGGACCTCGTCGCCTGGGGGGAGGAGGCCGGCATCACCGACCCCGCCTTCGCCGAACGGGTGCGTTCCGAGAGCGAGGTCGTGGAGGAGTTCGTCACGAGCTACTACCCTGAACTGTCGACCAAGGCTCAGGCCGAGCTCCCCGAGGACCAGCTCCGGACCATGCGGCTGAGCGAGCTGATCGAATGGGGTGAGGACAACGGCGTGGACTCCTCCTTCCTGGACGGCAGCTACGTCCGCACCGTCCTCGACGCCACCGCCGCGGTCAACGCCAAGTACTCCGAGGGCGCCAACGCGTTCGGAGGCACCCCGTCCATCTACGTCAACGGTGAACTCCTGGGCAACGAGACCTACTCCGCGACCGACTTCCGTGAAGTGGTCCGGTCCGCACCCGCCGGTGAGGTCGACACACGCCCGGCAGTCCAGGACGACTCCGTGACGCCCTCGGCTTCGCCGTCCTCCCCACCGGCCTAAGGAAAACCCGGAGTTATGACGAGTCCGTTGAGCACCACCGCGGGCGCGGCCGACCTCGGCCGCGCCCTCGCGGCTATTCCCAGCCCCGGCACGAACGCCATCGAGCTGGGGCCGCTGAAGATCCACTTCTACGCGCTGTGCATCCTGGCCGGAGTCATCGTCGCGGTCTACTGGAGCGAGCGCCGCTGGGCGGCCATGGGCGGACGCCCCGGCACGATCATGGACCTGGCGGTCCCGGCGGTGCTCCTCGGGCTCCTCGGCGGGCGCCTCTACCACGTCATCACCGACTACCAGCTGTACTTCGCCCCGGGCAAGGACCCCATGGGCGCCCTCTACATCTGGAACGGCGGCCTGGGCATCTGGGGGGCCATCCCGCTGGGCGCGCTGGGCGTGTGGTGGGTGGCCCACCGGCGCGGCCTGTCGCTGTCGCAGCTGTCGTTCGCGATCGCCCCGACCATCCCGCTCGCCCAGGCCTTCGGACGCTGGGGCAACTACTTCAACCAGGAGCTGTTCGGCGCCCCCACCGACCTGCCCTGGGCGCTGCGCGTGGAGCCCTACGAGAACGGCGCGCTGCGCCCCGGGATGGTCCCCGGTGCCGAGACCTACCACCCCACGTTCCTCTACGAGTTCCTGTGGTGCCTGGCCCTGGCGGTCGCGCTCGCCTGGCTGGGACGCCGCTACGGCGAGGCGCTGCGCGGCGGAAGGCTGTTCGCGCTCTACGTCATGGGCTACTGTGTGGGACGGTTCTGGATCGAGTACCTGCGGGTCGACCCCGCCCACGAGGTCATCGGCCTGCGCCTCAACAACTGGACCTCCCTCCTGGTCTTCCTCGGCGCCCTCGCCTACTTCGTGTGGGCCGGGCGGCGGCTCAACACGTTCTCCTCCCGGGTGCTGCCCGAAGGCGAGGACGAGGGCACCCAGATGATCGGCGCCGAGATCGACGAGGAGGGACCGGACACCGTCCTGGCCA
This window encodes:
- the lgt gene encoding prolipoprotein diacylglyceryl transferase; the encoded protein is MTSPLSTTAGAADLGRALAAIPSPGTNAIELGPLKIHFYALCILAGVIVAVYWSERRWAAMGGRPGTIMDLAVPAVLLGLLGGRLYHVITDYQLYFAPGKDPMGALYIWNGGLGIWGAIPLGALGVWWVAHRRGLSLSQLSFAIAPTIPLAQAFGRWGNYFNQELFGAPTDLPWALRVEPYENGALRPGMVPGAETYHPTFLYEFLWCLALAVALAWLGRRYGEALRGGRLFALYVMGYCVGRFWIEYLRVDPAHEVIGLRLNNWTSLLVFLGALAYFVWAGRRLNTFSSRVLPEGEDEGTQMIGAEIDEEGPDTVLATESLAEEETVRSGSRPSAQGEDTASTEPPTREDESRD